A DNA window from Xanthomonas campestris pv. campestris str. ATCC 33913 contains the following coding sequences:
- the murJ gene encoding murein biosynthesis integral membrane protein MurJ produces MMRGLLSFSSMTMVSRVLGLIRDQAISTTFGANAVTDAFWVAFRIPNFLRRLFAEGSFATAFVPVFTEVKETRPHADLRELMARVSGTLGGMLLLVTALGLIFTPQLASVFSDGAATDPDKYGLLVDLLRLTFPFLLFVSLTALAGGALNSFQRFAIPALTPVILNLCMIAGALWLAPRLDVPILALGWAVLVAGALQLLFQLPALKGIDLLTLPRWGWRHPDVRKVLTLMIPTLFGSSVAQINLMLDTVIAARLSDGSQSWLSLADRFLELPLGVFGVALGTVILPALARHHVKTDRTAFSGALDWGFRTTLLIAMPAMLGLLLLAEPLVATLFQYRQFTAFDTRMTALSVYGLSFGLPAYAMLKVVLPAFYARQDTRTPVRAGVAALIANMVFNFAFLAVLYQVMVPPELKEQGVMQALGKQPGLHLALGIASALSSYLNLGLLWFWLGKSGVYQRRPGWAGYAARLLVACAAMVVVLLGLLWWLPSFTDMDKWQRIGWLAVLVGSGGLTYVVAQLALGLRPRHLREQ; encoded by the coding sequence TGTCGCGGGTGCTGGGCCTGATCCGCGATCAGGCGATCTCCACTACTTTCGGCGCCAACGCGGTGACCGACGCGTTCTGGGTGGCGTTCCGGATTCCGAACTTCCTGCGGCGCCTGTTCGCCGAAGGCTCGTTCGCCACCGCCTTCGTGCCGGTGTTCACCGAGGTCAAGGAGACCCGGCCGCACGCCGACCTGCGCGAATTGATGGCGCGTGTCTCCGGCACCCTGGGCGGCATGTTGCTGCTGGTGACGGCGCTGGGGCTGATCTTCACCCCGCAGCTCGCTTCGGTGTTCTCCGATGGCGCGGCCACCGATCCGGACAAGTACGGCCTGCTGGTGGATCTGCTACGGCTGACCTTTCCGTTCCTGCTGTTCGTTTCGCTGACGGCCCTGGCCGGTGGTGCGCTGAATAGCTTCCAGCGGTTTGCCATTCCCGCGCTGACCCCGGTGATCCTCAATCTATGCATGATCGCCGGTGCGCTGTGGTTGGCGCCGCGTCTGGATGTGCCGATTTTGGCGCTGGGCTGGGCAGTGCTGGTGGCTGGTGCGTTGCAGCTGCTGTTCCAGCTGCCGGCGTTGAAGGGCATCGACCTGCTCACGCTGCCGCGCTGGGGCTGGCGTCATCCGGACGTGCGCAAGGTGCTGACCTTGATGATCCCGACGCTGTTCGGCTCATCGGTGGCGCAGATCAACCTGATGCTGGACACGGTGATTGCCGCGCGCCTGAGCGACGGGTCGCAGTCGTGGCTGTCGCTGGCGGACCGCTTCCTGGAGTTGCCGCTGGGCGTGTTCGGTGTGGCCCTGGGCACGGTGATCCTGCCGGCGCTGGCGCGCCATCACGTCAAGACCGACCGCACCGCGTTCTCCGGGGCGCTGGACTGGGGCTTCCGCACTACCTTGCTGATCGCGATGCCGGCGATGCTGGGCTTGCTGCTACTGGCCGAGCCACTGGTGGCCACCTTGTTCCAGTACCGCCAGTTCACCGCGTTCGACACCCGCATGACTGCGCTGTCGGTCTACGGGCTGAGTTTTGGCCTGCCGGCCTACGCGATGCTGAAAGTTGTGCTGCCAGCGTTCTATGCGCGGCAGGACACCCGCACTCCGGTGCGCGCGGGCGTGGCGGCGCTGATCGCCAACATGGTGTTCAACTTCGCGTTCCTGGCGGTGCTCTACCAGGTGATGGTGCCGCCGGAATTGAAGGAGCAAGGCGTGATGCAGGCGCTCGGCAAGCAGCCCGGCCTGCATCTGGCGCTGGGCATTGCCAGTGCGCTGTCCAGTTATCTCAACCTGGGCCTGTTGTGGTTCTGGCTGGGCAAGTCCGGCGTGTATCAGCGCCGGCCGGGCTGGGCAGGCTATGCGGCGCGGCTGCTGGTGGCCTGTGCGGCGATGGTGGTGGTGCTGTTGGGCCTGCTGTGGTGGTTGCCCTCGTTCACCGACATGGACAAGTGGCAGCGCATCGGCTGGCTGGCGGTGCTGGTGGGCAGTGGCGGGCTCACCTATGTGGTGGCGCAGTTGGCACTGGGCCTGCGGCCGCGGCATCTGCGCGAGCAGTGA